Part of the Polyangia bacterium genome is shown below.
CGCGCACGGCGGCGGCGTCGCGTACGTCGGCTTGCACGGCCAGGATCTGCACGCCGGGTGTTCGCTGCAGCTCTTGCAAGCGTTGGGCTACCGACGCGGAGACGGGCGAACGCCCGACCAGCACCAGCTTGCCGGCGGCGGCGCGCGCCAACCATGCCGCCGTCTCCAGTCCCACGCCGCCCAGGCCGCCGGTGACCAGGTACGTGCCTCCGCGGCGAATCGCCGTTGGCAAGGCGGCGCTGGGCGGTTCCAGGCGCGCGCGTTCGAAGGTGCGGACGAACCGTTGCGTTCCCCGATGGGCGACCACGCGCTCCGCGTCGCGCTCGGTGCGGCGCAGATCGTCCAGCTCGGCCAGCAGGCGATCGATGGCCGCGTCGCGCTGCCAGGGGCCGGCGATGCCGCCATCAATGTCAGCGGCGAAGGCGGGTGGCAGATCGACGCTGCGGGTGCGCAGGTGCGGCAGCTCGCGCGGGGCCACCAGGCAGGGACCCAGCAACAGCGCCTTTTCCGCCGCCGGCGTGGTCTCGCCGGCGATGTCGTGCAGGCGCGACGAGACCACCGCCAGCGCGGTCGGGGCTTCTTCGCCGGCCAGGGACTGGATCAGCCACAGCAGGCTGTCATAGCTTTCCGCCGCCGTGGTCTCACCGACGGTGAAAAGGTGCACGATCGCCCGCGGCGGTGTCCCGCGCCGGCGCAGCGCCTGCCACAGACGATCGCTGTCGGCGCGCGATCCGGGGGCGATGGTGAAATCGCCGTCGGCGGTCTCGGCGAACGCCGCGCCCGCTTGCACGATCACCACCGACTCTGCGCGCGCGGTCAGCTTCTTCGCCAGCGCTGCGCCGACGCCACGATCGTCGGCGAACAGCAGCCAGCTTGGTTCGATGGCGGCGGCGCTGGCGGGCAGGGCGGCTGGCAGCGGTTGCGATCGCCAGGTCGGGCGCGAAAACCAATCGCCGAGGTCCGCCAGCTTGGCCAGTGGCCCGCGGGCTTGGTGGTCGGCAGCGACGGTGGTGTCGGCGGCGGCGCTGCGCGGGATCCAGTGTCGGCCGCGCTGAAACGGATAGCCGGGCAGCGCCACCTTGCGCCGCCGCTCGCCGACGAAGAAGGCCGGCCACTTCAACTCGCCGCCCGCCAGCCACAGCCGGCCGAGCGCGGTCAGCAAGAACGCGTCGGCCGGCTCGGGCTCGGTCGGGTGCGGCAGCGTGGGGATCGCTTCGGCCGCGGGCGTGATGCCTTGCTGGCGCGCCAGGCTGGCCAGCGTGCGGCCCGGGCCCACCTCGATTAGCACGGTCGCGCCACCGCCACCGCCGCCGCCGTCGCGCAACAAAGTCGACAGCCCTTCGGCGAAACGCACCGGCTGGCGCAGGTGATTGACCCAATAGCGGGGATCGACGGCCTCGCCGGCGGTGATCCACTGGCCGGTCAAATTCGAGATGTACCGTCGCTGCGGCGGACGCAGCGCGATCGATCGGCAGAAGGCTTCGAACGCCGGAAGGATCGGCGCCAGCATCGCCGAATGAGCGGGCACGGCGATGTGAATGCGGGTGCAGTCAACGCCGCGGGCGCCGAGGTTCGTCTCCAGCGCGGTGATCGCCTCGCTGGCGCCCGAGGCCACGCACAGCGACGGGCCGTTGACGGCGGCAATGGAAAGCCCGCGCGTGACGGGCGTGCCCTCGATGGTCGCGCGCACCTCCGCCTCCGGCAGCGGCACGCCGAGCATCGATCCGGGCGCCAGCGTCTCGAACAGCTGCCCGCGCCGCGTGACCATGCCCAGGCCGTCGGCGAAGGTGACCACGCCGGCCAGGCAGGCCGCCACGTACTCGCCCATGCTGTGGCCGATCAGCGCCGCCGGTTCGATCCCCCGCGCCAGCAGCAGCGACGCCAGCGCGTACTCGGTGGCGAACAGCGCCGGCAGGGCCGCCGACGGCGCTTCCAGGCGTTTGCTGGCGGCGGCTTGTTCGTCGGGCGGCGGAAACAGCAGCGTGCGCAGATCGAATCCCAGCTTGGGCCGGGCCAGCGCCGCCGCTTCGTCGATGATGCGGCGATAGTCCGGTTCGCTGTGGTACAGCGCCTGGCCCATGCCGGCGTATTGCGCCCCGCCGCCGGGAAACATCAGGGCCACCGTCGGCGTTTGCTTGGGTCGGATGCGGGTGAGAAGACGCGCCGGCGCGTTTTCCAGGGCGTTTGCCGCGTCGGCCGCATCGCGCGCCACCAGGATGCGGCGGTGACTGAAGGCCTGTCGTCCCTCGGCCAGCGTGTACGCCACATCGCCGAGGTCGACGATGCCCGGTCCGTCGCCGCCCGACTGGCGCAGCGTCGTCGCCAGGTTCGTCGTCGCGGTTTGCAACGCTGCTTCCGACTTTGCCGACAGCGGCAGCAAACGCCAGGGGCGCGTCGGGCCTCCCGGTTTTTCCACCGCCGGTGATGCGGGCCCTTCCTCGATGATGACGTGGGCGTTGGTTCCGCCCGCGCCCAGCGCGGTGATGCCGGCGATCCGTCGTTCCGCCGCCCACGGCCGCGCCTCCGTCGGCACGTAGAACGGCCCGTGCACGAGATCGATCTCCGGGTTGGCGCGCGCGAAATTGATGGTCGGGGGAATCACTCGCGCCTGCAGCGCCATCACCATCTTGATCAGCGCGGCCATCCCGGCCGCCTCGCCCAGGTGGCCGACGTTCGCCTTCACCGATCCCAGCGCGCACCCGGCCCGTCGCGCCGCCGAACCGGCAAAGGCCTGGGCCAGCGCCTTCACTTCGATCGGATCGCCGATGGCCGTGCCCGTGCCGTGCGCTTCGACGTACGAGATGGTGCCCGCGTCCAGGCCGGCGATGGCCAGCGTTTCGGCGATGACCTCGGTCTGTCCGTCGACGCTGGGGGCAAGAAAACCGACCTTCTGCGTGCCGTCGTTGTTGATGGCCGACCCGCGCAGCACCGCCAGCACGCGATCGCCCGCCGCCAGCGCGTCGTCCAGGCGGCGCAAGACCACGCAGCCCACGCCGCTGCCGAACAGCGTGCCGCGCGATTCGGCGTCGAACGGACGGCAATGGCCGTCGGGCGACAGGATCTCGCCTTCCTTGAATAAATATCCACGGTCCTGCGGCAGCACCACCGTCGATGCGCCGGCCAGGGCCAGGTCGCATTCGCCGCCCAGCAGGCTTTGCGCCGCCAGGTGCACTGCCACCAGCGATGACGAGCAGGCGGTCTGCACGTTCATGCTGGGCCCGCGCAGATTGAATTCGTACGATGCGCGGGTGGCCAGGAAGCTCGCGTCGTTGCCGGTGTGGCGCAGCAGCCATTCGCCGACGTTGTCCATCAGGTCACGGTTGGTGACCAGGTGGTGCATCAGGTAGCTCGGCATTCCGCAGCTGGCGAAGACGCCGACGCTGCCGGGGAAACGCGCCGGATCGCAGCCGGCGTCTTCGAGGGCGTGCCAGGCGGTCTCCAGGAAGATTCGATGTTGCGGATCGGTGATGGCTGCTTCGCGCGGGCTCCAGCCGAAGAAGCCGGCGTCGAAGGCCTCGACGTCGTCGAGAAACGGCGCCGCCGGGACGTACCCGGGATCGTCCAGGTGGTCGGCGCTCTCGCCGGCGGCCAGAAGTTCGTCGCGGGAAAAATGCCGGATGGACTCTGTCCCGTCGCGGACATTGCGCCAGAAGGCCGCCACGTCTGGCGCGCCGGGAAATCGTCCGGCCATGCCGATGATGGCCACCCGCGGCCCGTCGTCATCGGACGGATCGTCGTGGTCGTCGCGCCCGGCGCTGCTCACGGGTCGGGCCTCGGCGCGTCCTTCGCCCCGCGCTCGCCGGACAGCCGGCCCACCATCGCCTGCAGCACGTCGCCGGGGATCAGCGCCGCGTCCAGCGCCCGGTCTGAACTCCACACCGCCGCCTGCGGACACGGCTGGCTGGTGAAGGCGGTTCCGCTGGCGGTCAGGCGAGCGGTCAGGCGCCGAAGATCGTCGCTGGCCTCCGATGAGAAGAGCGCCACCTGCTTGGTCCGCCAGGGCGCCGCGGACCCGTCGCCGAGCTCAACCGCCGCCAGATCGTCGCGCAGAGCGGGCGGCAGCGGCATGCCCAGCGCTTCGTGATCGGTCGGCACGACCACCGAGCCTTCGGGCAGCTCGCCACGCAGGTAATCGACGTGCATCTGCGAAAGCTGGCGCAGGTACGCGGCGCCGCTGACCACGGGATCCCAGGCCAGCACGCCCTCGACGTCGCGGCGGCCTGGCGTGGCCAGCAGGGCCAGCGTGGCGCCAAAGCGCAGACCCAGAAGCCACACCTTGCTGACGCCGGTGGTGTCCTTCAGCTCGTCGGCGGCGCTGCCCACATCTTCGATCCAACCGGGCAGGCGCGCGTCGTCGCCGTCGCCGGCTGAGTCGCCGGTGCCGTAGTAGTCGAAGCGCATGACGTGGTAACGGGCCTGGGCCAGCAAATTCGCCAGCTGGCGAAAGGCGCGGTGAGCGCGCACGGCTTCGTGACCGAGCGGGTTGCACAGCACCACGCCAGCCGGGCGCGCGGGCGCCGCCGCCGGCGCGTGATAGAGGCCGAACAGCGTGCGCTGGCTGCTGCCGAAGTGCAGCGGGTTCACGGCGGCGTTCCCGGTGCGGCGTCGCATTCCGCCGCCAGCTGCTCCAGATTCTGAAACGCCAGCGAACGCGGCCCCAGGCGCTTGCCCAGGCGGGCGTGGATGCGATGGATAACCTGCATCGACAGCAGCGAGTGCCCACCCACGTCGAAGAAATTGTCGGTCAACCCCACCCGCGGCAGCGCGAGCGCCTCGGACCAGATCGCGGCGATGGCGATCTGGGTGGGGGTCTGCGGCGGCGGCGGTTCGGCGGGGGCGCGCGCGGTCTCGCGCAGCGGATCGGGAAGCTGGCGGCGATCGATCTTTCCATTGGCGGTCAGCGGCAGCGCCGGCAGATCGACGAACAGGTGCGGGATCATGTGATCGGGCAATTCGCGGCGGGCGAACTTGCGCAGCTCGCTGGCGGTGGGTGATTCGCCGGGAGCGTGCACGACGTAGGCGACGATGCGGCGATCGCCGGCGGCGTCGTCCTTCACCGCCACCGCCACGCCGCCCACGCCGGGATGTCGTGACAGCGTCGCTTCGATCTCGCCGAGCTCGATGCGAAAGCCACGCACCTTCACCTGGGCGTCGGCGCGGCCCAAACATTCCAGCGTCCCGTCGCCGCGCTGGCGCGCCCGATCGCCGGTGCGGTACAGGCGTCCGCTGCCGGCGGGACCAAACGGATTGGCGATGAATCTTTCCGCCGTCAGCTCGGGCCGGCCGCGGTAGCCGCGGGCCACGCCGGCGCCGCCGATCACCAGCTCGCCGATGGTGCCGGGCGGGACCAGCGCGTTGCCCGGACCCAAAATGAAGACCTGGGTGTTGGCGATGGGTCGTCCTATCACGATGTCGTCGGCGTCGGTGACCAGGGCGCACGTCGACCAGACGGTGGTCTCGGTCGGGCCGTACATGTTCCACAGCGAGGAGGTTCGTTCCAGCAGGGCGCGCGCCAGATCGGGCGCCAACGCCTCGCCGCCGCACAGGACTTTCAGGTGCGGCGTCTGTTCGGGCAGCCAGCCCGCAGCCAGCAGCAGACGAAACGTGGCCGGCGTCGCCTGCAGCACCGTGGCCCGCGAGGCGCGCAGCTTGTCCAGCAAAGCAGGCCCGTCGGCGGCCTCTTCGCGCGTGGCCAGAACGATCGTCGCGCCCAGCGACAGCGGCAGGAACATCTCCAGCGCGGCGATGTCGAACGACAGCGTGGTCACCGCCAGCAAGCGATCCGCGGCGGTCATTCCCGGTTGCCGCTGCATGCTGGCGATGAAATTCGACAGCGCGCCGTGCGGAAGCTCCACGCCCTTCGGCCGCCCGGTCGAGCCCGAGGTGTAAATGACGTACGCCAGATCGTCCGGGCGGGCGGCGGGCGCGGCCGCGTCGCTGCCGGGCGCGGCCTGCTCCCAGTTGTCACTTTCGTCAAGGCGCACCAGGCGCGCGCCGTTTTCCGGCAGATCCTCTGCCAGCGCGCGGCTGGTGATGATCACCGACGCGGCGGCGTCTTCCAGCATGAAGCGGATGCGTTCCGGTGGATAGGCCGGATCCAGCGGTAAGTACGCCGCGCCTGCCTTCAACGTGCCGAGCAGCGCCACCACCATCTCGGGCGAGCGTTCAACGAAGATGCCGACGACCGCGCTTGGCCCCGCGCCCAACCCTGACGTCCGCAGGTGGGCAGCCAGCGCCGAGGCGCGGCGGTCGAGTTCCCCGTAGGTCAGCGCGCGATCGTCCTGCGTGACGGCGACGGCTTCCGGCGTGCGCGCCGCTTGCGCCGCCACCCATTCGTGCAAGCAGCCGGCGGGGATGGGCGCGGCGGTGGCGTTCCAGTCGGTGACGATGGTGCGGCGCTGGTCAGCGGTCAGGATCGGCAGCGTGTCGATCGACCGATCCGGATCGTCGGCCGCCGCCTGCAGCAGCGTTTGATAGTGGCCGGCAAAGCGCGCCGCCGTGGCGTCGTCGAACAGATCGCCGGCGTATTCCAGCAGGCCTTGCATGCTGCCGTCGTCCAGCTCCTGCATGTCCAGCGTGAGATCGAACTTCGAGGTGCCGGCGTGCGCGGGCAGGGCGGTGACGCGCACGTCAGGCAAGGTCAGCGCGGAGGTGGGCGCCTTCTGCATCCCGAACATGGCCTGAAAGAGGGGGCTGGCGCTGGTGGCACGGGCCGGGTGAACCGCCTCCACCACTTTTTCGAACGGCATGTCCTGATTGGCCAGCACGCGCAGCGCCGCTTCCTTCACCCGCGACAGCAGGGCGCGGAAGGTTGGCGCGCCGGCCAGGCTGCTGCGAAAGACAACGGTGTTGGTGAAGAAGCCGACCGAGTTTTCGATCTCCGCGCTGTCGCGGTTGACGATCGGCGTTCCCACCAGCACGTCGTCCTGACCGCCCAGACGATAAAGCAGCAGCTGGTACGCCGCCAGCAAGGTCATGAACAGCGACGCGCCTTCACGCCGGCCGAGGGCGCCCAGCGCCGCGGTCAGCGGCGCCGACAGTGGGAAGGTGAGCTGCCCGCCCAGGTAACTGGCGGTCGGCGGGCGCGGGCGATCCGCCGGCAGCGCTAGCACCGGCAGCTCGCCGGACAGAAGGTGGCGCCAGAAAGTCAGCCGCTGTCCCAGCTCGCCACCTTGAAAGTGTTCGGTCTGCCAGACGGCGTAGTCAGCGTACTGCAAAGCCGGCGGCGGCAGCGGCGATTCGGCCGCTGGCGGCGTGGCGGTGAACGCGCCGTAGAGTTGACTGAGCTCGCCCAGCAGGATGCTCAGCGACGAACCGTCGCAGACGATGTGGTGCACGTTCAGCACCAGCACAAACGACCGCTCAGTCAGTTGCCCCAGCATCACCCGGAACAGCGGCCCGCGATCAAGGACGAACGCCCGCGCCGCCGCCGCCCGGACCATCCGCAGCGCCTCGCCCGCCTTGTCGTCGTCGGGCAGCGCGCGCAGATCGACAGTGTCGATGGCCAGCGGCTGGGCAGGGGCGACGATCTGCACCGGCACGCCCTCCGACGCGCCGAAGGTGGTGCGCAGCGATTCGTGACGATTGCCGAGCTCGCTCAGCGCCCGGGTCAGGGCCGGCACGTTCAGTGGGCCGTCGAGCCGGAACGCCAGCGGCACGTTGTAGACCGCGGCGCCCGGGTCCAGTTGATCCAGGAACCACAGGCGCTGCTGGGCGAATGACGCCGGAAAGACGAAGACGTCGTCTTCCGACCGTTCCGCCGCGGGCCCCTGCGATTCTCGCCGAAGCGTTTCCATGTCCCCCTGGAGCGAGCGCAGCGAGCGCTGCGCCTAACAATGGTCGGCTGATGGACGACCCCGATGAACGAACAATGATTAGAAGACCAAAAACTCCGGCGTTGAGCGTACCAAACCGAAGGCCAAAACACACTTGGCGGGAGATTTCAGGCACAATGAAATCCGTCGATGCGTGACAAGGTCGTTCTCATTACCGGCGCCAGCAATGGCATCGGCAAGGAGACGGCCATCGGGCTGGGCAAGCTGGGGGCGCGGTTGATCTTGGTCTGCCGCGACCGCGAGCGGGGCACGGCCGCCGTCGCCGAGATCGGGCGCAAGGCGCCGGACGCCGCCGGAATCTCGTTGCGGCTGGCCGATCTGTCGTCGCAGGCGGCGGTGCGGGCGCTGGCCGCCGACGTGCTGGCCACGACGCCTCGACTGGATGTGCTGATCAACAACGCCGGCGTGATCCTGCAGACGCGAACCCTGAGCCCCGACGGCATCGAGATGCAATTCGCCGTCAACCATCTGGCGCCGTTCCTGCTGACGAACCTGTTGCGCGAACGGCTGGTGCAAAGCGCGCCCGCCCGGGTGGTCACCGTCGCGTCGCAGGTCGAACGGAAGGGCCGCATCGACTTCGACGATTTGCAGGGCGCGCGACGATACCAGCCATTGACCGCGTACGGGCAGTCGAAGCTGGCCAATGTTCTTTTCACCTATGAGCTTGCCCGTCGGCTGGCCGGCACCGGCGTCACCGCCAACTGTCTGCACCCAGGCGTCATCGGGACCAAGCTGCTGGCTGATTACATGGGGCGCTCGGGCGTGACCGGCTGGGTGGCCAACCTGGCTTTTCCCAGCGCCGAGAAAGGCGCCCGGCCCAGCATCCGGGCGGCGTCGGATCCGGCGCTGGCCGGCGTGACCGGAAAATACTTTCAGGAGCTGCGCGAAGGGGAAAGCTCGCCGGCCTCGTATGACCAGGCGACGGCGCGCCGGCTGTGGGAGGTCAGCGCGGCGATGACCGGGTTGGAGGCCGGATGAGCGCGCCCGATCCCGCTGCGCCCGCGGTCGCCGGCCTTTCCATCGACGCGCTTTATCCGTGGAAGGGCACGTCGCCCGCCGATCTGGAGTTGGCGTGTACGCAGATCGCGCGCCGGCTGATCGCCGCGGGAAAGAAATCGATCGGGTTTCTGCCGGCGCCGGGCAGCGGGGATCTGTTGCCTTTGTTGGTGCGCGTGGGCGGGGCGCTTTATCCGTTTGCGCAACGGCAGGCGGCGGTGATCCCGGCCTGGCAGCGATGGGACGCGCCACCGCCCGGCGCCGGCCGGCTGGGCGATGACGAGCACGGCCCGTCGCTGCGCCCGCTCGGCGGCGAGGCCGGGCCGACGCTGCTGGTGCCGCCGCTTTGTCCCGACGCTTCGACGGCGGCCCTGTCGTTGCAACTGGCCCTGCGACGAATGGACAAACTGTTCCCCCATGCCCTGGTCGATCTGTCGGGCCTTTCAGGGGCGGCGCCCGAAGATCGCCAGGCGACGTTGCGTCTGGTAGACGGGGTGACAGTGGTGGGGACGCGCAAACGCACCACGGTCCATCAGCTGCGTCTCGCTTCGCAGCAGATCCCCAACGACAAAGATCTGGGCGCGGTGCTGATCGGCTGAGCGCCCGCGCAACGGCGGCGCGACGAACCGCTTACCGTCGGCCGCGCTCGGGGAACGGCGTGGGTGGCTCGGCTTCCTCGCCGCCGCGCGGATCGATCGGCGTGGCGTCGTCTTCGATCATCGAACCGTCCTGGCCGGCGGCCCAGCGCAAGGCGCGGGCGAAGACGGCGGCGAATTCGCCGGCCAGGTGACGGCGGTGGTAGCGCTCGATGCCGACGGGCGCCGGGCGCGCCGGCAGCTCGCCGGCCTGAAACGCCGTCAGGAGCCTGGCCAGATACGCGGCGATCCCCGCTTCGTCGCGCGGGCCGATCAGCGCGCCGACTTTGTGGCGGGTGACCAGATCCGACAGCACCCCGGGCGGCGCCAGCGTCAGGCAGGGGCGCCCGAACTGCTGCGCCAGGTACATCAGCTCAAAAATCTTCGCCGGGTACACCCGCTCGATGAACGGGCATTCGTCGAGAATGCACAACGCCAGATCGGTGGCGCCGAGCTCGGTGATCACCTGCTCGTGCGGGACGTAGCCTTCGCGGCGCACGCCCAGGGCCTCCATGCCTTCGAAGGCGTCGGCTTCGGTGTCGACGATGCGGCCCAGGAAGCGCACTTCCAAAAGCTTGGCCAGCGTTGGATCGGCGGCGTGCAGGCGGCGCACAGCGCCCAGAAAACCGCGCGCGCTGGTCAGGCGAAAGATCGTGCCGGCGTAGGTGATGACGAACTTGCGGCCCGGCGAAAATCGCGGCGGCGGGCCGGCCAGCGTCTCGGGAAAATCGTCGGGATCGTATCCGTTGGGGATGGCGAAGACGCGGTCGGCTTTGAGAAAAGAAAACCGTGACAGCAGATTCGCGCGGAAGGCTTCGGTGGCCGTGATGACGGCGTGGGCGCTGTGCAGGACGGCCTGCTCCAGCGCGGCGCCGGCGCGGGCCGGGACGGTGGCGTTCATCTCGAAGACCTCGCGCACGGTGCTCCACTCGTCGCGATAGTCCAGCACCACGGCGACGCCCGGGCGCAGGCGGGCCAGCGGCGCCAGCATGAACTGCGAGAACGGCGGCGCGCTGATGCACACCACGTCGTCGAGGCCGCGGAGCAAGCGCCCGGCCAGCGCCGCCTGGGCGGCCGGCTGCCACAACACTTGCGGATCGGGGATCAGCGCCTGCCGCGCCAAAGACATCCCGGCGGCGCGCAGCTTGGTTTTGATGCCGCTCAAATTCCACGACGAAGACGCGGTTTCCCCGCCGCCGTTGCCGTCGGCATTTTTCGCCGCCGCCGTCCAGGTCGCTTGCTTGACCTTGTAGCTCGGCTCGAAGGTTCGCACGCGCTGGATCTCCGTGCCGGGCGGAATGTCTCGTTCCAGCGAATGATCGATCACCGGCACCGACGGGTTGGCGGCGGTCAACACCGCGGGCGTGACGCTGTGGTGGCCCAGGTACTTCACCAGCTTCAGCGGCCGCCCCACGCCGGCGCCGCCGGTGGGCGGAAACGCGTAAGCCACTATCAGCGCGCGCGTCACTTCAGCGCTCCACCGAGACGACCTGGCGCTTTCCGCTTTTCGACAGCGGGATGTCTTCGACGCGCTCGATGGTCACGGCCACACCGGCCAGGTACCGCTGCCAGGTCTGGCGCAGGATGGTCTCGATCTCGGCGTCGAAGGTCGCTGTCGGGACGATGCGCAGGGTGATCGAACGATCGCGGTGCTGCACCACTTGGAAGCGGCGAATGGCGTGCGCCAGGTGCGCGATGACGACGTTGAAGACCAGGCCGTTGACCCGGTTGCCGGCGGCGTCCAGCAGCGTCTCGGTGACGCGGCCCTCGACGGTGGAGAGGCGCGGGTGGGCGCGGCCGCACGAGCAGGCGCCGGGCGGCGCGGCGATGGCCAGATCGCCGGTGGCGTAGCGAATGAACGGCATGCCGAAGTTGTGCAGATCGGTGACCACCACCTCGCCCAGCTCGCCGGGCCTGGCGCTGCGGCCGGTGGGGCCTTCGCCCTCGCGTACCACCACCTCGACGATCAGGTTCTCCATCGAGACGTGCAGGCCGTCGTGGGCGGCGCACTCGGTGGCCATCAGCATCACCTCGCGCGAGCCGTAGGTCTCGAACACCTCGGGGCCGAAGGCTTCGTTCATCACCGCGCGGTCGGCCGGCAGCAAACGTTCGGCGCCGCAGATCACCGGGATGGTGTCCCACCGTCGGTGCTGGCCCGCCACCACGAAGCGGGCCAGGTCGGCGCCGGCCTGGCTGTAACAGAGGATGATCTGCGGTTTGGTGCTGACGATGGCCTCCACCACGCGCTGCAGATCCTCCGGCCCGCGGCGGCCGCAGTCGATGTAATGCTCGCGGCGAATGGCGTGGTCGGCGTTGGCCTTGGCCCTTTTCAGCCGCGACGTGTTCGGCGCGCCCGCGCCCCAGTAGTGCAGCGATCGCAGCCCCGGGCGGTAACCGGCCCAGGCGTACCCGCGCAGCTTGATCGCCTGCCGCCAGTACTCCGATTCCAGGTCGTAGCCGAAGGTCAGGGGCGAACCCAGCGTGCCGCTGGTCGACTTGCGAATGTCGACGGTGGCGCCGGCGGTGGCGGCGCGCTCGTCCACGCCGGCCCGGGCGTCGTCGCGCGTGACGATGGGCAGCTTGCAAAGTTCCTCGGGGCCGTTGATTTGCTCCGGGCGCAGGCCGGCCGCTTCGAAGCGCCGGTGATAGAAAGGGACGTTGGCGTTCGCGTGGCGCAAAAGCCGCCGCAGATCGCCCGCCTGCACGGCCAGAAGTTCATCCAGCGATCGCCACTGCGTCTTTTCCAGATGGCGCAGGCGATCCAGCGTCGGCCGCTGGCGCACCACGCGCTCCCACAGCGGATAAAGAAGGTGCTGATAAAGACGCCCGTAGGTGTCCATGTTTGCGACGGCACCGGCGAGAGAGGCCGCGCCGCTTAGGCCTCCGCGCGCGATTCCACCGTCGGCGTGCTGGCTGGCGCCGGGCGGCCCGACTGGATCCAGCGCCGGTGCCACAGGTTCAACACCAGCACCGTCCACAAACGGTTGCTGAAATCGGCGGCGCCGGACCTGTGATTTTGTAACAGCGTGGCGATCTGATCGCGGCGCAAGAAGCCGGTCTTGGTCAGGCCGTCGTCCAGCAGATACTCGCGGCCCCAGTCACCGAGGCGGCCGCGGAACAACTCGACCACCGGCGTGCGGAAACCTTGCTTGGGCCGGTAGATGATCGAATCGGGCAGGAGGCCCTCGATGGACTTCTTGAAGAAGTACTTCACCATCCCGTCCTTCTGTTTGAACCTGGCCGGGATGTTGTAAACGAAGTGGGCGTAGGCCGGTTCGGTGTACGGGCAGCGCGATTCCAGGCTGAGGTGCGACGACAGCAGGTCCAGCTTGCCCAGCATCAAATTGCCGAAGTAATAGTCCTGCATCATCCGGTAGATGATGTGGTTCAGGTAATCGCGGTTGCCGTGCGCGCTGTCTCTCAAGCGGGCGGCGTCGCGGGCCACCACGTTGTAAGGCAGCTCGCCGGCGGTGGCGCGCAAAGCCTGCGGGGACAAGATGGAATCGCGCTCGGACTCGGGCCAGCCGATCTCGAAGTTCCAGAAGTACTCTTCGCCGTTAGCCGCGCGCCGCAACAGATCGGTTCGCTTGGGGGCGATCATCGGCGCCGCTGCGGCGGCCAGCTTGCGCACCACCGACGGCAGCTTCAGGAACGGCAGCCACCGTTCATAATAGCGGGCGCGGATCTTGATCATCTCGCCGTGGCCGCACGACAGCTCATCGTTGGCTTCGCCGGTGACCACCATCTTCAGGCCTTGGTCTTTGGCCATCTTCAGCGCCTGGTACAAAAAGACGCTGGACGGTTCGGAGACGAGATCATCCATGGCGTCGGCGGCCACCGGGATGGTCTCCAGGAACTCGTCGACGTTCATCAGCTTCTCGTGGTGCTGCGACTTGATCAGATCCGCCACCTGCTTGGCGTACTGCATGTCGCTGTACTTCGCGTCGCCTTCGAACTCGGCCAGGCCGACGGTGAAGGTGTGTAGATCATCGGGCTTGGCCACCTGCTTGGCCAGCAACGCCGCGTTGGCGCTGCTGTCATTGCCGCCGCTGACCAGCGCGGCGATCGGCCCGGGGGCGAAGCGGCGTCGCACGGCCCCTTCGTGCAGCTCGCGCACGCGGTTGACATAGAACTGCTCGTCGTCGACCTCGGGAACAGGATCCCACAGCAGATCCCAAAACACTTTGGTGCTGACGCTGCCGTCGGCGCCGTAGAACACCGCCGCGCCGGCCGGCACCTTCTGCACACCGGCGAACAGCGTGCGCGGTCCGGGCACGGTCAGGAACGTCAGGTAGTGCGAGACCGCCACCTCGTCG
Proteins encoded:
- the asnB gene encoding asparagine synthase (glutamine-hydrolyzing), translating into MSAICGIVGAGAAEPKGTRDLALMLEMLKTRGPDGMARHLSGAGAASGQTPVALGFRLLRVVPTDPPPAVARTEDGVSHAVADGRVFNADQIREYLKGRGRSTRTADAGELLLQIYDLDGIEGFRRVDGQFAVAIWDGRKKTLVLARDFLGVRPVYYHMGRAGIAFASEIKALLAVPEVPVAVDEVAVSHYLTFLTVPGPRTLFAGVQKVPAGAAVFYGADGSVSTKVFWDLLWDPVPEVDDEQFYVNRVRELHEGAVRRRFAPGPIAALVSGGNDSSANAALLAKQVAKPDDLHTFTVGLAEFEGDAKYSDMQYAKQVADLIKSQHHEKLMNVDEFLETIPVAADAMDDLVSEPSSVFLYQALKMAKDQGLKMVVTGEANDELSCGHGEMIKIRARYYERWLPFLKLPSVVRKLAAAAAPMIAPKRTDLLRRAANGEEYFWNFEIGWPESERDSILSPQALRATAGELPYNVVARDAARLRDSAHGNRDYLNHIIYRMMQDYYFGNLMLGKLDLLSSHLSLESRCPYTEPAYAHFVYNIPARFKQKDGMVKYFFKKSIEGLLPDSIIYRPKQGFRTPVVELFRGRLGDWGREYLLDDGLTKTGFLRRDQIATLLQNHRSGAADFSNRLWTVLVLNLWHRRWIQSGRPAPASTPTVESRAEA